One part of the Theropithecus gelada isolate Dixy chromosome 5, Tgel_1.0, whole genome shotgun sequence genome encodes these proteins:
- the GRPEL1 gene encoding grpE protein homolog 1, mitochondrial, translated as MAAQCVRLARRSLPALALSLRPSPRLLCTATKQKNSGQNLEEDMGQSEQKADPPATEKSLLEEKVKLEEQLKETVEKYKRALADTENLRQRSQKLVEEAKLYGIQAFCKDLLEVADVLEKATQCVPKEEIKDDNPHLKNLYEGLVMTEVQIQKVFTKHGLLRLNPVGAKFDPYEHEALFHTPVEGKEPGTVALVSKVGYKLHGRTLRPALVGVVKEA; from the exons ATGGCGGCTCAGTGCGTGAGGCTGGCGCGGCGCAGTCTTCCGGCTTTGGCGTTGTCTCTCAG GCCATCTCCCCGCTTGTTGTGCACAGCCACGAAACAAAAGAACAGTGGCCAGAACCTGGAAGAGGACATGGGTCAGAGTGAACAGAAGGCAGATCCTCCTGCTACAGAGAAGAGCCTCCTGGAAGAGAAGGTTAAGTTGGAGGAGCAGCTGAAGGAGACTGTG gaaaaatataaacGAGCTTTGGCAGACACTGAGAACTTGCGGCAGAGGAGCCAGAAATTGGTGGAGGAGGCAAAATTATATG GCATTCAAGCCTTCTGCAAGGACTTGTTGGAGGTGGCAGACGTTCTGGAGAAGGCAACACAGTGTGTTcctaaagaagaaattaaagacgATAACCCTCACCTGAAGAACCTCTATGAGGGGCTGGTCATGACTGAAGTCCAGATCCAGAAGGTGTTCACAAAGCACGGCTTGCTCAGGTTGAACCCTGTCGGAGCCAAGTTCGACCCTTATGAACATGAAGCCTTGTTCCACACGCCCGTTGAGGGGaaggagccgggcacagtggccctaGTTAGCAAAGTGGGGTACAAGCTGCATGGGCGCACTCTGAGACCCGCCCTGGTGGGGGTGGTGAAGGAAGCTTAG